In one Winogradskyella sp. MH6 genomic region, the following are encoded:
- a CDS encoding sulfotransferase yields MKPLTEHWRVKKLKNNIAKSVINNKNYSPLNNHYLFADPRGGSTWLTEMVQKITNEPIIWEPLHLNRKSSPFKALNFDWRQYIPEDETWESAKNSFNLLFKGKVLNDGVLYHSTFKQCLTSSSLLFKICRGSGLIPWLTKNHDFNYKPIHLIRHPFAVVSSQLRHGGWSQHKFTQFNIPETPYNQYYIEHSEFLKSLKSIEQVMVAMWCISNLRTLNNKRNNCDWITINYEDLILNPYEIMNIILDQWHNDYDISQLDFFKNSKTTKDDSPKSKEKRITHWEKNLSEIQKKDMGTVLDYFNVTHYAKDNPYPIKPFITKISDK; encoded by the coding sequence ACAATATTGCTAAATCAGTAATCAACAACAAAAACTACTCTCCCTTAAATAACCATTATTTATTTGCCGATCCCAGAGGAGGCAGTACTTGGTTAACAGAAATGGTGCAAAAAATAACTAATGAGCCTATTATTTGGGAACCTTTACATTTAAATCGTAAATCTAGTCCTTTTAAAGCTTTAAATTTTGATTGGCGACAATATATACCTGAGGATGAAACTTGGGAAAGTGCAAAAAATAGTTTTAATCTTCTTTTTAAAGGTAAGGTTCTTAATGATGGTGTTTTATATCATTCAACTTTTAAACAATGCCTAACATCAAGTAGCTTATTATTCAAGATATGTAGAGGTAGCGGATTGATTCCTTGGTTAACCAAAAATCATGACTTTAATTATAAACCTATACATTTAATAAGACATCCTTTTGCTGTCGTCTCTTCTCAATTAAGACATGGAGGATGGAGTCAACATAAATTTACGCAATTCAACATCCCTGAAACACCTTACAACCAATACTATATAGAACATTCTGAGTTTCTAAAATCTCTAAAATCTATTGAGCAAGTTATGGTTGCTATGTGGTGTATTTCTAATTTAAGAACTTTAAATAATAAACGTAATAATTGCGACTGGATTACTATAAATTATGAAGATTTAATTTTAAATCCTTATGAAATAATGAACATCATTCTAGATCAATGGCATAATGATTATGATATATCTCAACTAGATTTTTTTAAAAACAGTAAGACTACAAAAGATGATAGTCCTAAGTCTAAAGAAAAAAGAATAACTCATTGGGAAAAGAATTTATCTGAAATACAAAAAAAAGATATGGGAACGGTTTTAGATTACTTTAATGTTACGCATTACGCCAAGGACAATCCCTACCCTATCAAACCTTTTATTACTAAAATATCTGACAAATAA
- a CDS encoding peptidoglycan DD-metalloendopeptidase family protein → MDLSSFEEFLKSLQAHPLIHTEVSRNTYIPLDLSIHNKELDNVDVSSSKALEIYIWNHLKTNNAKVAFGGYLEHRGIYNRSDYFNTAKPEEERNIHLGLDLWVEAGTAVYAPLDGKVHSFKNNINYGDYGPTIILEHSIENKTFFTLYGHLSLESINNLEIGIDVKQGQQIATLGTADVNGDYAPHLHFQIIKDIQNYKGDYPGVSNQLDLGFYKTNCPDPNLLLTI, encoded by the coding sequence ATGGACCTATCTTCTTTTGAAGAATTTCTAAAATCGCTTCAAGCACACCCTTTAATTCATACTGAGGTTTCTAGGAATACTTATATACCACTGGATTTATCTATTCATAATAAAGAATTAGATAATGTTGATGTATCATCGTCTAAAGCCTTAGAAATTTACATTTGGAATCATTTAAAAACCAATAACGCTAAAGTGGCTTTTGGAGGTTATTTAGAGCATCGAGGTATTTATAATAGAAGTGATTATTTTAATACTGCCAAACCAGAAGAAGAACGCAATATTCATTTGGGATTAGATCTTTGGGTAGAAGCTGGTACAGCTGTCTATGCACCTTTAGATGGTAAAGTTCACAGTTTTAAGAATAACATTAATTATGGTGATTATGGGCCAACCATAATTTTAGAGCATAGTATAGAAAATAAAACATTTTTCACTTTATATGGTCATTTAAGCTTAGAATCTATCAATAATTTAGAGATTGGAATAGATGTAAAGCAAGGGCAACAAATAGCAACTCTAGGTACTGCTGACGTAAATGGAGATTATGCACCACATTTGCATTTTCAGATTATAAAGGATATTCAGAATTACAAAGGCGATTATCCAGGTGTGAGCAATCAACTCGATTTAGGCTTTTATAAAACCAATTGCCCAGACCCTAACTTGCTTTTAACGATTTAG